The genome window GGCGACGTGGACTTCGCCGCCGCCGCCGAGGTCGCGGGCGCGATCACCCCGGTGCCGGGCGGCGTCGGGCCGATGACGATCGCGATGCTGCTCCGCAACACCCTCGAATCCTACTGCCGTTCCAGCCGCCTCGCCTGTCCGCTGCCCTGATCCGCCGAATCTCGCCGCCGCGGCGCAACGCCGGGGCGGCGACGCGCGTTGTTCCCGATCGCGACAGCAGATGCGGAGAACGACCGATGACGCGCTTGTTGACCTTCGCGGCGGGAGTGGCGGTGGGCCTGGGCCTGGTCTGCTGCTGCCGGTGCCGCACCTCCGATCGCTCGGGGCCGCGACGGCGGCCGGAATACGTGCCGCCGGGCGAACGGCGGCCGACCGGGGCGGAATTCGCCCAGGAGGTGCCGCCCGACCTCACGCCCGAGGGCGGACCGGAACAGACCTCCGAGCCGCGCGCGTCGGCGATGGCCCCGCATCCCCCGCCGATCTCCTAGCCGCCCGCGTCACGCCGGAGGGCAGGGCGCGGCCGTGCCGAGGCGGACGAGGCTTGCGGCGATCGCGTCGGCGATCGTGCGGGACGCCTCGCCGAGCGCCTGCGCCGCCGCGGCGGCGTCGGCCTCCAGCATCGCCGCGCTGGCGGCGGCGCGGCAGGCGGCGGCGGCGCCGTCCGGCAGGCGCCGCACCGTCCAGGTGGCGGCCACCTGCGCGGTGCGTCCGCGCGCCTCGAAGCGTTCGAACCGCGCCGCCAGGCGGTATTGCGGCAGGTCGGACGCGGCCGCCGGAACCGGCGCGGCGTAGACGTCCGCGGCGCGGGCGGCGCGCCACAACGCGGCGGTGATGAGGTCACGCAGTTCGTCGGCGAGCGGCCCCGCCCAGCGTTCGCTCTCGCGCACGTCGAGCCGCCCGTCGGCGGCGGTCAGCACCAGCTCGCCGCGGTCCACCGCCGCGGGCACCGCCACCGGCAGCACCTCGACCAGCCGTTCGGCGCCGCCGCCCCCGCCGAGGGGGGCGGAGTCCTGCAGGGAATGGTAGCGCGTGACCGGCGAACTGCCGCAGGCGGCGAGGGCGAGGGCGAGGAGGGGGGCGAGGCGGCGGATCATCGGTCGTTCCTTCTGCCGCGGATCAGCGATTCCGGGTTGCGTTCGAGGTTGTCGGCAAGGGCTTTGAGCGAGCGCGCCGCGTCGGTCATCGCCCGGAGCGCGGCGCGGGTGTCCTGCTGCGTCGGCGAATCCTGGGCGAGGGTCGCGCCGATGGTGCGCAGGCTGTCGCGCAGCTCGGGGATCAGCTCGGCGTTGGCCCCGGCGAGGGTGGTGTCGAGGCGCGCGAGGGTCTTGTTGAGGGTGACGAGGGTGCGCTGCGCTTCCCGCGCGAGGTCGTCGAGCGGCATCGCCTCGACTTTCTTGAGAATCGCCCGCAGCGACGCCTGGATCTCGCCGAGTTCGCCCGGCACGGTCGGGATCGCGATCGCGCCGTCGTCGGTGAGGGCGGCATGCGCGGGCACCGCCTCGGGGAGGAAGTCGAGGGCGACGTAAAGCTGGCCGGTGACGAGGTTGCCGGTCTTGAGCTGGGCGCGCAGGCCGCGGCGCACCAGCCGTTCGGCGATCTTGAGCGGTGCGTTGCCGGTGGGCGCGGCCTCGCCGAGGCGTTCGGGGTAGATCACCGCGGCGACCGGCGCGAAATAGGCGTCGGTGGCGGCGTCGTGGGTGAGGCCGACGCTCTTGACCCGGCCGATGGTGACGCCGCGGAAATCCACCGGCGCGCCGGGCGCGAGGCCGCGCACCGATTCCGAGAACCGCATCACCACCGTCTGGGGCTCGCCGTCGGGAGTCTTGACCGCGGCGTCGTGGCTGGCGGCGAGGGCGAACGCCGTCCCCGGGGCGGCGCGCGCGTCGCCCGCCTCCTCCTCGGGCGGCTCGAAGGCGATGCCGCCCGCGACGATGGTGGTGAGCGACTGGGTCTGAAGCTTGAAGCCGCTGGCGTCGAAGCTGACGTCGATGCCGCTCGCGTGCCAGAACCGGGTGCGGGGGGTGACGAAGCCGTCGTAGGGCGAGCGGATGAACACGCCGAGGGTGATGCGCCTGCCGTCCGGGTCGAGGGCGAAGCGTTCCACCTGCCCGGC of uncultured Alphaproteobacteria bacterium contains these proteins:
- a CDS encoding conserved exported hypothetical protein (Evidence 4 : Homologs of previously reported genes of unknown function), which translates into the protein MIRRLAPLLALALAACGSSPVTRYHSLQDSAPLGGGGGAERLVEVLPVAVPAAVDRGELVLTAADGRLDVRESERWAGPLADELRDLITAALWRAARAADVYAAPVPAAASDLPQYRLAARFERFEARGRTAQVAATWTVRRLPDGAAAACRAAASAAMLEADAAAAAQALGEASRTIADAIAASLVRLGTAAPCPPA
- a CDS encoding Paraquat-inducible protein B; protein product: MTDFPKQAPEPDVARAPRWVPSLIWVVPIVAGLIGLSLLIHEIRNAGPTIEITFATAEGIEPGKTKVKFKNVDIGNVTGVRLSEDRSAAVVEVALDQSAADFAVEDSRFWVVRPRLAGATVSGLGTLLSGVYIGVDAGRSKQERTRFAGLETPPVVSSDVPGTRFVLHAEDIGSLDVGAPVYFRRLQAGQVERFALDPDGRRITLGVFIRSPYDGFVTPRTRFWHASGIDVSFDASGFKLQTQSLTTIVAGGIAFEPPEEEAGDARAAPGTAFALAASHDAAVKTPDGEPQTVVMRFSESVRGLAPGAPVDFRGVTIGRVKSVGLTHDAATDAYFAPVAAVIYPERLGEAAPTGNAPLKIAERLVRRGLRAQLKTGNLVTGQLYVALDFLPEAVPAHAALTDDGAIAIPTVPGELGEIQASLRAILKKVEAMPLDDLAREAQRTLVTLNKTLARLDTTLAGANAELIPELRDSLRTIGATLAQDSPTQQDTRAALRAMTDAARSLKALADNLERNPESLIRGRRNDR